A region of Candidatus Neomarinimicrobiota bacterium DNA encodes the following proteins:
- a CDS encoding T9SS type A sorting domain-containing protein has product MMTSNSSNYCMIRVMTAVSVLIGVELLEAQVTPTNQWVDFYGDAVTNDGTPVAVGKVVKAYDPDGVLCGEFTIGTAGSYGFLHVYRDDPTTTEDEGAVENDEISFTIFSAVAYVGGPDNNTWTSNGDSWEVDLQSSLGLDNEHQLPSEYVLQRNFPNPFNPTTVIRYEIPEQSRVVMTILDILGRRIATLDNSIQDAGYKSVVWDGSNELGKQVASGVYLYRIEAGEFTQTRKMILMR; this is encoded by the coding sequence ATGATGACAAGTAATTCTTCAAACTACTGCATGATCCGTGTTATGACTGCCGTAAGCGTATTGATTGGAGTTGAACTCTTGGAAGCCCAGGTTACCCCGACCAATCAATGGGTGGACTTCTACGGGGATGCTGTAACAAATGATGGGACACCCGTTGCGGTGGGAAAGGTAGTAAAGGCATATGATCCAGACGGCGTGCTATGTGGTGAGTTTACTATTGGTACCGCAGGCAGTTACGGATTCTTGCACGTATATCGGGATGATCCGACTACAACGGAAGATGAAGGGGCAGTCGAGAATGATGAGATTTCTTTCACGATTTTTAGTGCCGTTGCCTATGTTGGTGGTCCAGATAACAATACGTGGACGTCAAATGGTGATTCTTGGGAAGTTGATTTGCAGTCCTCTCTTGGTTTGGACAATGAACATCAATTGCCGAGTGAATATGTTCTTCAGCGGAACTTCCCGAATCCATTCAACCCAACGACCGTGATTCGATACGAAATACCAGAGCAATCTCGTGTTGTTATGACGATTCTCGACATTCTTGGTAGGAGAATAGCAACACTGGACAACTCTATCCAAGACGCCGGGTACAAGTCAGTTGTCTGGGATGGAAGCAATGAACTGGGCAAGCAGGTGGCCTCCGGAGTTTATCTTTATCGAATTGAGGCTGGTGAATTTACCCAGACCCGCAAGATGATCTTAATGAGATAG
- a CDS encoding cupredoxin domain-containing protein: protein MNKLRLAVLGWAALSLLPACSSSEKSRAGNEATATQPRVIRIMVGPDGFTPDSIVANIDESLVLEFLRTTDKTCATSVIFPYTDLRYELPLNKAVRISATLRSGQQLAFVCPMDMYSGNVTGRRQEHIKERVERRVVSETSPRIIPIVVDKEGFSPATLMVQSGKAVILRFKRVTEQTCATRVVIPALQIERELPIDQEVDIEIVPTKTGDIGFACQMDMIKGTIKVIL from the coding sequence ATGAACAAATTAAGACTAGCTGTCCTGGGGTGGGCTGCTCTTTCTCTATTGCCTGCCTGTTCATCTTCTGAAAAAAGTAGGGCAGGAAATGAGGCAACGGCAACACAACCGAGGGTTATCAGGATAATGGTAGGACCCGATGGGTTCACTCCTGATTCTATAGTTGCCAACATCGATGAGTCGCTAGTCCTGGAATTTCTCCGGACTACCGACAAAACGTGTGCTACAAGTGTCATTTTTCCTTACACTGATCTTCGGTATGAACTTCCCCTCAACAAAGCGGTGCGCATTTCAGCGACACTGCGGTCAGGTCAACAGCTCGCTTTTGTGTGTCCCATGGACATGTATTCTGGAAATGTGACAGGGCGTCGACAAGAGCATATCAAAGAGAGGGTTGAAAGACGGGTTGTGTCGGAGACCTCTCCACGGATTATTCCCATTGTGGTTGACAAAGAAGGATTCTCGCCGGCGACCCTTATGGTTCAAAGTGGAAAAGCCGTTATCTTGCGGTTCAAGCGAGTCACTGAACAAACCTGCGCTACGCGCGTGGTGATCCCGGCCTTGCAAATCGAGCGAGAACTGCCGATAGATCAGGAAGTTGATATAGAAATCGTCCCCACGAAAACGGGAGACATAGGCTTTGCCTGTCAAATGGATATGATCAAGGGGACTATTAAAGTGATTTTATAG